The region TGGCCCTCGCTTGCGCGTTCAGCGTGCAAGCAGCCCCGAAAGTGGCCGTAGCGGACCTGGCGTATCAGGAACGAGTGGAGCAGTACATCCACATCGTTTCGGCCAAGAGCAGCTACAACCAGAGTTACTACGGCGCCAGCGGTTCTTCGAGCTACAACGAAATCGAAGCGACCAGCAGCTACATCGAGCAAGGCGAACTGCGTAAATTCACCGGTGACATCAAGGGCGAGATTTTGCGTACCGGCATGTTCCAGCTGATTCAAGGCACGCCGTACACCGCGTCGTCCAAAGGTGACATTTACGATGTCATCAAGCGAATCAAGGGTGGCAGCTTCAAGGGTGCGGACTATGTGCTGTTCGGCACCGTGTCGGACATCGATTTCACCCGCGACATGAACGAACTGGCCAACACCGACAGCTATTCGGCAGTGCTGGCATTGACCCTGGTGGCGGATTTCAGCCTGATCAACACCAGAACCTTCGAAATCACTTCGGCGTTCACGGCGATGGGCGAAGGCCAGGACACCAAACTGGTGAATGGCCGGGACATCAAAATTTCGCTGAACCGCCCTCGGGTGGTGCGTGACGTGTCCAAGGCCTTGGGTGAGGACGTGGCCGCGCAATTGCGTCAACAGCTCGGTGGCGGCGGTTACGGGCAGCCGGTGCAAGCGCCGCTGCGCAACAACTTGCCACAGGATACGGCGCCGGTCATTTTGCGCTGAGTAGGCTCTGATCGCGCCCATCCGTGGGAACGATAAGGCGACCTGAAGAGGTCGCCTTTTTTATGCCCGAGGATTTACATCACCGCTTTGCGAAGCGTCGCCATGAACGCCGCCGCACCGATGAACAATCCGGCAAACGTGCGGTTCATGCGTTTTTGCTGCTTGGGCGTGCGTAACAGCCGTAGCACTTTGGACGCTAGCCCGGTGTAACCGGCCATGACGATCAGATCAACACAGATCATCGTTGCACCGAGAATCAGGTACTGAGCCACCAGCGGTGCATGGGGATCGATGAACTGCGGCAACACTGCCAGCATGAACACCAACGCCTTGGGATTGCTGATGTTCACCAAAAACCCTCGAAACACCAGAGCCAGCGGCTTGCCGATCTGTCGCACGGCCGCGTTGTCGCTCATGTCGGTAGGCAGCGCACGCCATTGTTTGACCGCGAGGTAGACCAGATAGGCCACACCAAACCATTTGATCGCGTAAAAAGCCGTGGCCGACGCGGTAAGGATCGCACCGACACCCGCGGCAACGATCGCAATCTGCAACGCCAGGCCCAGTTGCAGCCCGAGCGCGTTCCAGTATCCACGCCAAAAACCGTAGCGCAGGCCACTGGACATCGACGCAATGGCGCCGGCACCGGGGGAAAGGCTGATCACCCAGCAGGCAGCAAAAAACGCCAGCCATGTTTCAAGCACCATCGCACACCTCGACTCAGACTCGTGACAGGCGTCTAAGCTAATGCGGCTTTGGTGTAATGACTACCGATTTTTGTAGGACAGCGCGACCGCCACCTTGTGTTTGCGGGCGCAAGGCCTACTTTTCGAAACCACCCGAGGGAAACACATCACTCCCGCGCCAGCGGCGGACCGAGCGCTGGAAGAACAGGCTGTTGGGCACTTGCACCATAGCGCTGCCGGTGCCGAGTGCTTCGGCTTCGATCAAAGTCGTGAACAGCAGATTGATTGCCACCACTCGGCCTTTGACGCCAGGCTTGTCGAGGGTATCGACCAGTTCGACGACATCACCGATGCGGAACGGGCCGACGGTGAAGATCAGGATCGCGCACAGCAAATTGGAGAGCACGCTCCACATGGCGAAGAACGCGACGGCGGCAACCGCGACGAACCCGGATAACGCGGTCCAGAGCACTGTGGCCGACACGCCGAGACGCTCCAGCACGAAAATCAGTGCGCTGCCCATGATCAGCCAACGCAAACCGCCGCGCAGCGGCATTAGCAATTGCGGCGGAAACGGGTAGCGCTCACCCAGACGGGTCAGGCCCTTGGCAACGAAACGCTGGGCAACATAACCGGCCAACAGGATCAGCAGGATTTGCACGCCGAGCCAGATCGGCTCGACCCACATCGCTGGCAGCGGCAGCTTGAAGGCGTCCATCAAGACAGCGCCTCCAGCTCCGCTTGCATGCTTTCGAGCAATTCCAGCGCTTCCATCCAGGCTTCTTCCAACTCGGCTTCACGCACCTTCAGCTTGGCCTGCTCGGCCAGCGCATCACGCAGATCGTTCTTGCGCGCCGGCTCGTAGATTTCACTGTCGCCGAGGCTGGCATCGATTTTCGCCAGTTTCTCGTGCAGCTTACCCAGCTCGGCTTCGAGCTTGTCGGCCTCGCGCTTGTGCGGTGCCAGTTGCTGACGCAACGCGGCCGCAGCCTGACGCTGAGCTTTCTTGTCAGTCTTGTCCGGGTTTGCCGGGTTGTTGCTGACCGGCGCGTTGCGCTGACGGTAGTCCACCAGCCAGCGGGTGTAGTCTTCAAGATCGCCGTCGAACTCTTCGACCTTGCCGTCCGCCACTAGATAGAAGTTATCCGTGGTGCTTTTGAGCAAATGACGATCGTGGGAGACCACCAGTACCGCGCCGCTGAATTCCTGCAAGGCCATGGTCAGTGCCAAGCGCATTTCCAGGTCCAGATGGTTGGTCGGTTCGTCAAGCAGCAACAGGTTCGGCCGCCCCCAAGCGATCAACGCCAGTGCCAGTCGGGCCTTCTCGCCACCGGAGAAATTCAGCACCGGTTCATCGATGCGCGCACCACGGAAGTCAAAGCCACCGAGAAAATCACGCAAGGTCTGTTCACGCTCACCCGGCGCCAGGCGCTGCATGTGCAGTAGCGGACTGGCCTTGGAGTCGAGAGAGTCCAATTGATGCTGGGCAAAATAACCGACCACGGTGTTCTCGCCACGGGTCAGTCGGCCAGACAACGGCTCGAGTTCACCGGCGAGGTTTTTGATCAGGGTCGATTTACCAGCACCGTTGGGGCCGAGTAAACCGATCCGTGCGCCGGGGGTCAGTTGCAACTTGACCTTCTCGAGCACCGCGCGCTCGCCGTAACCCAGCCGGGCGTCGGAGATGTCGATCAACGGGCTGGATATTTTCACCGACTCACGGAAGACGAAATCAAACGGCGAATCGACGTGGGCAGCTGACAGCTCTTCCATCCGCTCCAGCGCCTTGATCCGGCTCTGGGCCTGACGGGCTTTGGTGGCCTGGGCCTTGAAGCGCGCGATGTAGCTTTCCATGTGCGCACGTTGCACCTGCTGCTTCTCGTAGGCCTGTTGCTGCTGGGCCAGACGTTCGGCTCGGGCGCGCTCGAAAGCGCTATAACCACCGCGATACAGGGTGATTTTGCGCTGATCGACGTGGGCCACATGATCGACCACGGCATCGAGGAAATCCCGGTCGTGGGAAATCAGCATCAAGGTGCCGGGGTAGTTTTTTAGCCACTCTTCGAGCCAGATGATGGCGTCGAGGTCCAAGTGGTTGGTCGGTTCGTCAAGCAGCAGCAAGTCCGAGGGGCACATCAAAGCCTGCGCCAGGTTCAGACGCATCCGCCAGCCACCAGAGAAATCTCCTACCGGACGATCCATCTGATCATTGGTGAAGCCAAGACCGGCGAGCAGCTTGCGCGCCCGGGCATCGGCGGTGTAACCGTCGGCGCTATCGAGTTCTGAGTGCAGGCGGGCCTGAGCAGCACCGTCATGCGCCGCTTCGGCTGCGGCGAGGTTGCGTTGCACCTCGCGCAGGCGCAGGTCACCATCGAGCACGTAGTCAACCGCCACGCGATCGAGGGTGTCGATCTCTTGACGCATGTGGGCGATGCGCCAGTCAGCCGGCAGGAAGCAGTCACCCGAGTCGGGGTGCAGATCACCCAGAAGCAAGGCGAACAGGCTCGATTTGCCGGCGCCGTTGGCACCGATGAGGCCGGCTTTGTGGCCGGCGTGCAGGGTCAGCTCGGCGTCTTCTAGCAGACGTTGCGGGCCACGCTGTAAAGTCAGGTTCTGAAGTCGAATCATAATGGCGGCGGAGTCTACCAGCTTCGCTCGCAACTGGCGCGAGTAGCACTATGTCCTCTGACCTGTGGAGCTTTTCCCTCAACGTTTATGCAAGCCCCGGCACGGAGCAAGCGTGCCTGCAATTGCAATCGGCGGGGGCGAATGTGTGTTTGTTGCTGTGTGGGCTGTGGCTGGAACAACGAGGCGTGGCGTGCAACGAACAGCGATTGCAGGCGCTTTTTCAAGTGGCCGGGCCGTGGGAGGTGAATGTCGTGCATCCTCTCCGGACCTTGCGCACACAATGGAAAGCCGCAGCCGCTGACGACGTCGAACTCAATACGTTACGCGAACAAATCAAGGCACTGGAGCTGGAAGCCGAACGGCACCTGCTGTTGCAACTGGAGCGCGCGGCGCAGAGTTGGCCGCAAGATGAGGTGACCGATCCATCGGCCTGGCTGGAAGGTATGGCGGCAGGCGCCGCCAACCTGAACCACGACGCGCTGCATCAGCTGCGCGTCGCAGTTACCGGCACTTAAGAAGCGCTGGTTGGGGAGGTTGCCGTGTTCGAAGCAGCGGCAGGAGTAGGCGCAGAAGCCGCTGTCGAGTGAGCAGTGCCTGCGGCTGGAGCCGCAGCGGCTGGCTTGGCGACGGCGGCGGTAGCCGGTTTGGCGGCAGCCGGCTTTTTCACCGCGGGTTTGGCAGCGGCTTTAACCGCCGGCTTCGCAGCGACGAGCTTGGCGGCGGGTTTGGCCGCTACTTTAGCCGCAGGTTTAGTCACGGGTTTAGCGGCAGGTTTGGCCGCGATCGGTTTGACGGCCGGCTTCGCAACTGGCTTCGCTGCTGCTGTTTTGGCGGCAGGCTTTGCAGCCGATTTTGCAGCGGGTTTGGCCGCTACTTTAGCCGCAGGTTTAGCGGCAGGCGCTTTTGCAGCAGCAGGCTTGGCGGCCGTTGCGGGCTTGGCAGCAGTGCTTTTAGCCGCTGGTTTCGCAGCGCTGGCAGCGACTGGTTTTTTGGCGGCAGGCTTGGCGGCGGCTTTGACCGGAGCCTTGGCGGCAGGTTTGGCCGGTGCTTTTGCAGCAGCCGGTTTGGCAGCCGCTTTCTTGGCGGGGGCGGCAGCAGGCTTGGTCGAACGCAGCGACAACGCCTTGCCGACAGCCTCTTGTACGCGACCGACGCCTTGGGCCAGTTTCAAGCTTTCTTGAGCATCGCGTTTGAGTTGCAGAATGTAGCCGCGAGTCTCGGACTGACGATCCTTGAGGGCATCGAGCAGGTCTTCAAGTTCCTTCACCGCGTCCTTCGCCTTGGTCTGCGCCTTGGCTTTACCGGCCGCCGCAGCGTCCTGCAATTTGGTACGGGATTTGTGCAATTTTTCCTGTGCTTTTCCGCGCTGCTTTTCCAGTTTGGCGAGCAGTTTTTCAGCATCAGCCAAGGCTTGGGAACAAGCGTTTTCCAAATGTTCGAGCAGGCTGCCCGAAAGCTGTTGGAGTAAGTGCAACGGAGTATTTACAGGCTTCTTGGTGGCCGACATGGTTTACCTCCTGGCTGACGTGGGTGCGGCTCATACTAGACCTCTGCTGCTACCGCCGCTAGGTGATGTTGACAGTATCCAAAGCGTTGCGTTGCAACGGATTGAAAATGTTCTGCCTACGCGCAAAACCAGTTCACCGTTCAACGCATTCACACTGGCATAATCGGCCGCATCTGAGGTCGGAGAGTGCCCATGTCGCGTTACCTTTTTTTATCGCTGTGCATGGTTTTTTCCATGCTACAGGCTGCGGAAAAAACCACTGAAAATGATGCTCACGATCTCGCCTACAGCCTGGGCGCAAGCTTGGGCGAACGCCTGCGCCAAGAGGTTCCCGACTTGCAACTCCAGGCGTTGGTCGAGGGCTTGCAGCAAGCCTATCAAGGCAAACCTCTGGCGCTGAAGGACGAGCAGATCGAGCAGATTTTGGCGGAGCACGAAGCTCAGGTTGCCGAGCAACCGGCGGTGCCGCAAAGTGAAGTGGCCATGGCCAAAGAGCAGCGATTTCTCACTGAAGAAAAAGCCAAACCTGGCGTTCGCGAACTGGACGACGGAATATTGCTGACGGAACTGTTGCCAGGCACCGGCGCCAAGGCTGGCCCGAACGGCAAGGTTCAGGTGCTGTATATCGGTCGCTTGCCAGATGGCACGGTGTTCGATCAAAACAGCCAACCGCAATGGTTTAGTCTCGACAGCGTGATCGCTGGCTGGCGCACTGCGCTGCAAAACATGCCGGTGGGTGCAAAATGGCGCTTGGTGATTCCATCGGCCCAAGCCTATGGCGCAGATGGCGCTGGCGACTTGATCGCACCCTTCACGCCGCTGGTCTTCGAAGTCCAATTGCGCGGCGCCACCAGCTGAAAGACCAGAAACGAAAAACGGTGCGCAAAGCGCACCGTTTTTTTGCTACTCGCTCGAAGGGGCTCAGGCCTGAACCGGATCCTCTTCCTTGTGAGCGGTGTGCAGCACTTCGATCAGGCAGTCTTCCAGCTCGAAGCGTTCGTGCAACAGACCACCCAGCTCCTTGAATTTCTCTGCTACGCATTGGCCTGCATCGCACAGGTCATTGAACGCGAGCAGCTTCTCAGTGATGACGTCGATACGCGGGTAGATCGTCTCGGCCAGCTCAAGACCACGGGTGTCGCCAAATGCCTTGGCTTCGCCGGTCAGCTGTTCGTAGATCTCGAAATGCCCCGCCGACACGTAATCGACCAGCACCGCGCAGAATTCCTGCAACGGTTTACGGTCCGCGCTCAAAGCCTCGGGCTTGGCGCCGAGAGCATCATAAGCCCGAACCAGTTCGTGACGCTCCTGCAACCAGCGATCGATCAGCAGATGCACTCCACCCCAGCGTTCCTGAGCATTCTGACAACTTTCGAGCATGGTGATCTCTCTTCCCTTGTGGGCATGCTGCTCTACATCTGCGCACTCTTGAAGGTCAAGAATCGGCCAGACAAAGCGTCATCGAGCAACATAATTCCAATGACACATGCGGGCCAGATTATGCCCGCACGACAATGGCTTCAAGGTACGCAGGAGATAAAGTTCATACAAGTGTTTAATCGCCGCTGCCATCGCGGTGCGACGACTCGCCGCTGGGCGGTTGCCGGCAAGCGATCCAGACCAGGCGCAACAACTGATAAACCCCCAAGATCAGCATCGCGACAAAGAACAACAAACTCCATTCCGGGATGCTCAAATCAAACAACGTCCAGGAAATCTCCGAGCAGTCGGCAGTCCCTTGAAACATGCGTGTGACCACGCACGTCCAGGGCATGCTGACAAACAGCTCATCCAGAGTAGGCGAACAGGCCGAAAACTGTTGCAGCGGCTCGCTCTGCAACAACACCTGGCGCCAGGCGGTAATGGTCCCGGCCAGACTGCAGAACACACCCAGCAGCCAGTACAGGACAGACGCGAAGCGCCGAGGCCCATGCACTGATGCCACCAGGTACACACCCATGAGCACCACCAGACACGCGCGCTGCAATAAACACAATCCGCAGGGCTTGAGCCCGACTGAATATTCCAGGTAATAGGAAATGCCCAACGCCAGGGCAACTGCAGTGAAAGCCATGAAAAACAAGGAGCGTGAGCAGGCCAAAGACATGGCTTTTCCGTAACAGTAGAGACAGAGGGTTACGGTAGAGGAAAGGACGTCAGCCTTTCAAGGCAAGCTGGCACGGACAGTTCACCAGAGGTGTAGGGAATTCCCGACAGGAGCGAGAGGATACGATGTAGTCCCTTGTAGGATTCTTCCGATCAAGGACTACAAAGAAAAGATTCGGGGGCGAAAACTACCCTTGGGCCCGCACAAACGACTCGCTATTCGAATGCGCAGCCCACGCAAAACCGGTCATCGCGGCCCGAGTTTGGGGACTGCTAAAGTGCCCGGCGAGAGCACGCGCCCTCGCCAAGCAGGCAATGAACCGTCAGCCGCGAGCCGGCACAGGCAGTGGTGCTGCCAGCAGGCGCTCATCCAGTAGGCCCAAGCCTTCCTGGAACAACTGATTACTGCGTTCGGTATCACCCAATTGCGCCAGCAACCGTGCGAGTTCCGCGCAGGCTTCCGGGTTGCGTTGCACACGCAGGCTACTTTCCAGATAGTCCCGAGCTTTGCCCCACAAACTACTTTGCAGGCACAGGCGCCCCAGTGTCAGCAGCAGGCTGGCATCCGCGGGATGATCCTTGAGCCAGCCTTCGGCGGAGCGCAGTTGCCGCGCCGAATCACTGCCGCGAACCAGCCCGTACAAACGCGCAAGATGGCTGTCGTAGTTGCGCTTGAGCGCCGCACGCAACACTTCCTCGGCTTCGACTTGCGCGCCCAACTGCCGCAGTTGCTCGGCATAGGCCAGC is a window of Pseudomonas sp. DC1.2 DNA encoding:
- the rsd gene encoding sigma D regulator, which encodes MLESCQNAQERWGGVHLLIDRWLQERHELVRAYDALGAKPEALSADRKPLQEFCAVLVDYVSAGHFEIYEQLTGEAKAFGDTRGLELAETIYPRIDVITEKLLAFNDLCDAGQCVAEKFKELGGLLHERFELEDCLIEVLHTAHKEEDPVQA
- a CDS encoding mechanosensitive ion channel family protein — protein: MDAFKLPLPAMWVEPIWLGVQILLILLAGYVAQRFVAKGLTRLGERYPFPPQLLMPLRGGLRWLIMGSALIFVLERLGVSATVLWTALSGFVAVAAVAFFAMWSVLSNLLCAILIFTVGPFRIGDVVELVDTLDKPGVKGRVVAINLLFTTLIEAEALGTGSAMVQVPNSLFFQRSVRRWRGSDVFPSGGFEK
- a CDS encoding FKBP-type peptidyl-prolyl cis-trans isomerase, producing the protein MSRYLFLSLCMVFSMLQAAEKTTENDAHDLAYSLGASLGERLRQEVPDLQLQALVEGLQQAYQGKPLALKDEQIEQILAEHEAQVAEQPAVPQSEVAMAKEQRFLTEEKAKPGVRELDDGILLTELLPGTGAKAGPNGKVQVLYIGRLPDGTVFDQNSQPQWFSLDSVIAGWRTALQNMPVGAKWRLVIPSAQAYGADGAGDLIAPFTPLVFEVQLRGATS
- a CDS encoding TIGR02444 family protein — its product is MSSDLWSFSLNVYASPGTEQACLQLQSAGANVCLLLCGLWLEQRGVACNEQRLQALFQVAGPWEVNVVHPLRTLRTQWKAAAADDVELNTLREQIKALELEAERHLLLQLERAAQSWPQDEVTDPSAWLEGMAAGAANLNHDALHQLRVAVTGT
- a CDS encoding AlgP family protein; translation: MSATKKPVNTPLHLLQQLSGSLLEHLENACSQALADAEKLLAKLEKQRGKAQEKLHKSRTKLQDAAAAGKAKAQTKAKDAVKELEDLLDALKDRQSETRGYILQLKRDAQESLKLAQGVGRVQEAVGKALSLRSTKPAAAPAKKAAAKPAAAKAPAKPAAKAPVKAAAKPAAKKPVAASAAKPAAKSTAAKPATAAKPAAAKAPAAKPAAKVAAKPAAKSAAKPAAKTAAAKPVAKPAVKPIAAKPAAKPVTKPAAKVAAKPAAKLVAAKPAVKAAAKPAVKKPAAAKPATAAVAKPAAAAPAAGTAHSTAASAPTPAAASNTATSPTSAS
- a CDS encoding penicillin-binding protein activator LpoB, producing MRTWIGMMALACAFSVQAAPKVAVADLAYQERVEQYIHIVSAKSSYNQSYYGASGSSSYNEIEATSSYIEQGELRKFTGDIKGEILRTGMFQLIQGTPYTASSKGDIYDVIKRIKGGSFKGADYVLFGTVSDIDFTRDMNELANTDSYSAVLALTLVADFSLINTRTFEITSAFTAMGEGQDTKLVNGRDIKISLNRPRVVRDVSKALGEDVAAQLRQQLGGGGYGQPVQAPLRNNLPQDTAPVILR
- the abc-f gene encoding ribosomal protection-like ABC-F family protein — protein: MIRLQNLTLQRGPQRLLEDAELTLHAGHKAGLIGANGAGKSSLFALLLGDLHPDSGDCFLPADWRIAHMRQEIDTLDRVAVDYVLDGDLRLREVQRNLAAAEAAHDGAAQARLHSELDSADGYTADARARKLLAGLGFTNDQMDRPVGDFSGGWRMRLNLAQALMCPSDLLLLDEPTNHLDLDAIIWLEEWLKNYPGTLMLISHDRDFLDAVVDHVAHVDQRKITLYRGGYSAFERARAERLAQQQQAYEKQQVQRAHMESYIARFKAQATKARQAQSRIKALERMEELSAAHVDSPFDFVFRESVKISSPLIDISDARLGYGERAVLEKVKLQLTPGARIGLLGPNGAGKSTLIKNLAGELEPLSGRLTRGENTVVGYFAQHQLDSLDSKASPLLHMQRLAPGEREQTLRDFLGGFDFRGARIDEPVLNFSGGEKARLALALIAWGRPNLLLLDEPTNHLDLEMRLALTMALQEFSGAVLVVSHDRHLLKSTTDNFYLVADGKVEEFDGDLEDYTRWLVDYRQRNAPVSNNPANPDKTDKKAQRQAAAALRQQLAPHKREADKLEAELGKLHEKLAKIDASLGDSEIYEPARKNDLRDALAEQAKLKVREAELEEAWMEALELLESMQAELEALS
- a CDS encoding LysE family transporter; amino-acid sequence: MVLETWLAFFAACWVISLSPGAGAIASMSSGLRYGFWRGYWNALGLQLGLALQIAIVAAGVGAILTASATAFYAIKWFGVAYLVYLAVKQWRALPTDMSDNAAVRQIGKPLALVFRGFLVNISNPKALVFMLAVLPQFIDPHAPLVAQYLILGATMICVDLIVMAGYTGLASKVLRLLRTPKQQKRMNRTFAGLFIGAAAFMATLRKAVM
- a CDS encoding disulfide bond formation protein B — its product is MSLACSRSLFFMAFTAVALALGISYYLEYSVGLKPCGLCLLQRACLVVLMGVYLVASVHGPRRFASVLYWLLGVFCSLAGTITAWRQVLLQSEPLQQFSACSPTLDELFVSMPWTCVVTRMFQGTADCSEISWTLFDLSIPEWSLLFFVAMLILGVYQLLRLVWIACRQPPSGESSHRDGSGD